In the genome of Saccharomonospora viridis DSM 43017, one region contains:
- a CDS encoding acyl-CoA synthetase: protein MGRPTVAGVMSRAVEAVRSLAVLYRAGLAPIPRLDEGIRSIISTRRYGPLAGSVKIAARRDPHSVGLVDERGSLTYTQLDLRSNALARAWAARGVRPGTTVAVLCRDHRGLVLALLAAGKLGAPVLLLNTGFAKPQLTDVAAREKVRVLVHDEEFTDLLGDIAGVDRYLAWTDSTPPADVPTLDDIIAGSDDHPLPAPPKPGGLVLLTSGTTGTPKGAPRPKVSPFDSAQFLDRIPLRVGEATFMGAPLFHATGISQFILSCALGCTVVVRRKFDPEATLRGVAEHRCTALVLVPTMLQRILDLGPEVIGRYDTSSLRIIFVAGSALAPEVGNRATELFGDVIHNLYGSTEVAVATVATPEDWKRAPGTVGKPPVGCRVELYDEHGRRITRPYVTGRVFVGSGLAFEGYTDGRTKETINGLLATGDVGHFDADGLLFIDGRDDEMIVSGGENVYPVEVENVLVEHPDVREAAVIGVPDDEFGQRLKAFVVVKEGAELDADAVREHVRNNLARYKVPRDVEFLDQLPRNATGKVLRNSLE, encoded by the coding sequence ATGGGACGGCCGACCGTGGCCGGTGTGATGAGTCGTGCGGTGGAGGCAGTACGCAGCCTCGCGGTGTTGTATCGCGCGGGACTGGCCCCGATACCCCGTCTCGACGAGGGTATTCGGTCGATCATCAGCACTCGGCGCTACGGTCCGCTGGCCGGTTCGGTCAAGATCGCCGCCCGCCGTGATCCCCATTCGGTCGGACTCGTCGACGAGCGCGGATCACTGACGTACACACAGCTCGACCTGCGCTCCAACGCTCTTGCGCGGGCATGGGCCGCACGCGGTGTGCGGCCGGGCACCACCGTCGCCGTGCTGTGCCGCGACCACCGTGGACTCGTCCTCGCCCTCCTTGCGGCGGGCAAACTGGGTGCGCCCGTACTCCTGCTCAACACCGGATTCGCCAAGCCCCAGCTCACCGATGTCGCCGCCCGGGAGAAGGTACGCGTCCTCGTGCACGACGAGGAGTTCACCGACCTGCTCGGCGACATCGCGGGAGTCGACCGGTACCTCGCGTGGACGGACTCCACCCCGCCCGCCGACGTGCCGACGCTCGACGACATCATCGCGGGCAGCGACGACCATCCGCTTCCGGCCCCACCGAAACCCGGTGGTCTCGTGCTGCTCACCAGCGGCACCACCGGAACACCGAAAGGCGCTCCTCGGCCGAAGGTCTCGCCGTTCGACTCCGCCCAGTTCCTCGATCGCATCCCACTGCGTGTCGGTGAGGCCACCTTCATGGGCGCCCCACTGTTCCACGCCACCGGGATCTCCCAGTTCATCTTGTCGTGCGCGCTCGGCTGCACCGTGGTGGTGCGGAGGAAATTCGACCCCGAGGCCACCTTGCGCGGGGTCGCCGAGCATCGGTGTACGGCGTTGGTGCTGGTGCCCACGATGCTGCAGCGCATTCTCGACCTCGGGCCTGAGGTGATCGGACGGTACGACACCTCGAGTCTGCGCATCATCTTCGTCGCGGGGTCCGCGCTTGCGCCCGAGGTCGGCAACCGGGCCACGGAACTCTTCGGAGACGTGATCCACAATTTGTACGGTTCCACGGAGGTCGCCGTCGCGACCGTGGCCACGCCGGAGGATTGGAAGCGAGCGCCAGGCACGGTGGGCAAACCCCCGGTCGGTTGCCGGGTCGAGCTCTACGACGAGCACGGTCGGCGCATCACCAGGCCGTACGTCACGGGAAGGGTGTTCGTCGGCAGTGGACTCGCGTTCGAGGGGTACACCGACGGCAGGACCAAGGAGACGATCAACGGCCTGCTCGCCACCGGCGACGTCGGTCATTTCGACGCCGACGGGCTGCTGTTCATCGACGGCCGGGACGACGAGATGATCGTCTCGGGTGGGGAGAACGTCTATCCCGTCGAGGTGGAGAACGTGCTCGTCGAGCATCCCGACGTGCGGGAGGCCGCGGTGATCGGAGTGCCCGACGACGAGTTCGGTCAGCGGCTCAAGGCGTTCGTCGTGGTCAAGGAGGGGGCCGAGTTGGACGCCGACGCCGTACGGGAGCACGTGAGGAACAATCTGGCCCGGTACAAGGTCCCGCGGGATGTCGAGTTCCTGGACCAGCTCCCACGTAACGCCACCGGCAAAGTCCTGCGCAACAGTCTTGAGTAG
- a CDS encoding S8 family peptidase: protein MGTSRKTTRSALTGVVAMGVTGLFAAGVAPAQAEVGQVLHAGSAHAVDGSYIVVLKDEAQGAVLSSSVTVQAQSLAADYGVQVQRTFDTALNGFTIKADAAAAKRLAADDAVEFVSQNQRFHIADAPGAQATASWGLDRIDQRDLPLDDSYTPPTSASEVTAYVIDTGVSEHSDFGDRLQPGADFVDNDDDATDENGHGTHVAGTIGGERYGVAPDVNLVGVRVLDANGSGTTAQVIAGIEWVAENASGPSVANMSLGGPADAALDEAVRGAIEAGITFGVAAGNESSDASGSSPARVPEAITVAASDQDDSEAYFSNYGDVVDLYAPGVDITSAWHDGGENTISGTSMATPHVVGAAALYLADNTDATPAEVADALTSSATEGAITDPTGSTPNLLLYVGQE, encoded by the coding sequence ATGGGCACATCCAGGAAGACCACGCGGTCGGCGCTCACGGGCGTTGTCGCGATGGGTGTGACGGGATTGTTCGCCGCAGGGGTGGCTCCCGCGCAGGCCGAGGTGGGGCAGGTTCTCCATGCCGGCTCGGCACATGCTGTCGACGGCAGCTACATCGTCGTGTTGAAGGACGAGGCGCAGGGTGCCGTGCTGTCGAGCTCGGTGACGGTGCAGGCGCAGTCCCTGGCCGCCGACTACGGCGTCCAGGTGCAGCGGACCTTCGACACCGCACTCAACGGATTCACGATCAAGGCCGACGCGGCGGCGGCGAAGCGGCTGGCGGCCGACGACGCCGTGGAGTTCGTCAGCCAGAACCAGCGCTTCCACATCGCGGACGCGCCGGGGGCGCAGGCGACGGCGTCGTGGGGACTTGACCGCATCGACCAGCGCGACCTGCCGCTGGACGACTCCTACACGCCGCCGACCTCGGCCTCGGAGGTCACGGCGTACGTGATCGACACCGGTGTGTCGGAGCACAGTGACTTCGGAGACCGGCTCCAGCCCGGTGCCGACTTCGTCGACAACGACGACGACGCGACCGATGAGAACGGACACGGCACGCACGTGGCCGGCACGATCGGCGGCGAGCGGTACGGTGTCGCCCCCGACGTCAACCTCGTCGGTGTCCGGGTCCTCGACGCCAACGGCAGTGGCACCACCGCCCAGGTGATCGCGGGCATCGAGTGGGTCGCCGAGAACGCCTCCGGTCCCTCGGTGGCCAACATGAGCCTCGGCGGCCCGGCCGACGCCGCTTTGGACGAGGCGGTGCGGGGTGCGATCGAGGCCGGTATCACCTTCGGTGTCGCCGCGGGCAACGAGTCGTCCGACGCGAGCGGTTCGTCCCCGGCTCGGGTTCCCGAGGCCATCACGGTGGCCGCCAGCGACCAGGACGACTCCGAGGCGTACTTCTCGAACTACGGTGACGTCGTGGACCTGTACGCGCCCGGTGTGGACATCACCTCGGCCTGGCACGACGGTGGGGAGAACACCATCAGCGGCACGTCGATGGCCACGCCGCACGTGGTGGGTGCCGCCGCGCTGTACCTGGCCGACAACACGGACGCCACTCCCGCCGAGGTCGCCGACGCGCTGACCTCCTCGGCGACCGAGGGCGCCATCACCGACCCGACGGGTTCGACGCCCAACCTCCTGCTGTACGTGGGTCAGGAGTGA
- a CDS encoding histidine phosphatase family protein, which yields MGAIYLVRHGQASFGAADYDVLSDLGRIQARATGIELLRRGLVVKQARCGTLSRQRATAELALAEVAPGITAEDDARWNEYDHVDIAAHHGGGAAQDSADPRAYQHALEKALVAWVEAGADSPCAESWPEFLARVRGAFDEVVTSLGKGEQAVVFTSGGVIATLCGDLLGDPVKGLLTLNRVTVNAGVTKVVTGRSGTTLVSFNEHGHFDGESAHLLTYR from the coding sequence ATGGGCGCTATCTACCTCGTGCGGCACGGCCAGGCTTCATTCGGTGCCGCCGATTACGACGTCCTGTCCGACCTGGGTCGGATCCAGGCCCGTGCGACCGGGATCGAGTTACTGCGTCGGGGACTGGTGGTCAAACAGGCCCGGTGTGGCACGTTGTCGCGGCAACGCGCGACGGCGGAGTTGGCGTTGGCCGAGGTCGCGCCCGGGATCACCGCCGAGGACGATGCGCGATGGAACGAGTACGACCACGTCGACATCGCGGCACATCATGGGGGCGGGGCGGCGCAGGACAGCGCGGACCCGCGAGCGTATCAGCACGCGTTGGAGAAAGCGCTGGTCGCGTGGGTCGAAGCGGGGGCCGACAGTCCGTGTGCCGAGAGCTGGCCCGAGTTCTTGGCGAGGGTACGGGGTGCGTTCGACGAGGTCGTGACGAGCCTCGGAAAAGGTGAACAGGCGGTGGTGTTCACCTCCGGCGGGGTGATCGCGACGCTGTGCGGCGATCTGCTCGGTGACCCCGTCAAGGGGCTACTGACCCTGAACAGGGTCACGGTGAACGCCGGTGTGACCAAAGTGGTCACGGGCCGATCGGGCACCACATTGGTGTCGTTCAACGAACACGGGCATTTCGACGGGGAGTCGGCACATCTGCTGACTTACCGCTGA
- a CDS encoding bifunctional 3'-5' exonuclease/DNA polymerase, with protein MRIIVARQPDGRYLLRPPASLSAEYSHTDLDPDAAAELVGIWERRYAPRWVFPSVERDYPPLVARDVRVGRCIDLALTEYLLLAHAGRHDEPRGLGAAYARARGLPPPADPGAEHREPDEEPTLFELHRSGLPPGVDPRDAAETVLADQERRLREQTHPERLRLLIAAESASALAATEMSADGLPWCADAHRDLLTTLLGPRPPAGQRPPKLAELAERITAAFNDPTVNPDHPGSIVRALRRDGVDVPSTRAHVLRHVDHPAIAPLLEYKELARLHSAHGWAWLDQWVRDGRFRPVYVVGGVVSGRWASRGGAALQIPKLLRGCVRADPGWTLVVADAAQLEPRVLAALSGDRRLAEVSADADLYTSLTHTLFGRTPIEDDRARAKIAMLSAMYGGTSGEAAPLLSLLRRRFPHAVSFVEHAAREGERGGLVRSRLGRTSLPPPEAWRTLTGGSGDENSARRAARDWGRFTRNFVVQASAADWTAVLLATLRRRLPAPAHLVFFQHDEVLVHCPTELAGQVQGCLADSATEATTLVFGPSCPVRFPMPAKAVAVYADAK; from the coding sequence GTGCGCATCATCGTGGCGCGACAGCCCGACGGCCGATACCTACTCCGGCCACCCGCATCGCTTTCCGCCGAGTACTCCCACACGGATCTCGACCCCGATGCGGCGGCCGAACTCGTCGGCATCTGGGAACGCAGGTACGCCCCACGCTGGGTCTTCCCCTCGGTCGAACGCGACTACCCGCCGCTCGTCGCCCGCGACGTGCGAGTGGGGCGCTGCATCGACCTGGCACTGACCGAATACCTGCTTCTGGCCCACGCCGGACGACACGACGAGCCCCGAGGACTCGGGGCGGCCTATGCACGCGCGCGGGGACTCCCTCCGCCCGCCGACCCAGGCGCCGAACATCGCGAACCTGACGAGGAACCCACGCTGTTCGAACTACATCGGTCCGGCCTACCACCGGGGGTCGATCCACGGGACGCGGCGGAAACGGTACTCGCCGACCAGGAACGACGACTTCGGGAACAAACGCATCCGGAACGCCTGCGGCTGCTCATCGCGGCCGAGTCCGCCAGTGCGCTCGCCGCCACCGAGATGTCCGCCGACGGCCTACCGTGGTGCGCCGACGCCCATCGGGACCTGCTCACGACATTGCTCGGCCCCCGACCCCCCGCCGGACAACGACCACCCAAACTCGCCGAACTCGCCGAACGCATCACCGCCGCGTTCAACGACCCTACGGTGAACCCGGATCACCCCGGCAGCATCGTGCGGGCACTGCGACGGGACGGTGTCGACGTGCCGTCGACGCGGGCGCACGTACTACGCCACGTCGACCACCCCGCGATCGCACCCTTGCTGGAGTACAAGGAACTCGCCCGGCTGCATTCCGCCCACGGCTGGGCATGGCTGGACCAGTGGGTGCGTGACGGCCGGTTCCGTCCCGTGTACGTCGTCGGCGGGGTGGTCTCGGGCCGCTGGGCCAGCCGCGGCGGAGCGGCACTGCAGATCCCGAAACTGCTGCGTGGCTGTGTTCGCGCCGATCCCGGTTGGACGTTGGTGGTGGCCGACGCGGCACAGCTCGAACCACGGGTGCTCGCCGCGCTGTCCGGCGACCGCAGACTGGCCGAGGTCTCGGCGGACGCCGACCTTTACACCAGCCTGACGCACACCTTGTTCGGTCGAACCCCGATCGAGGACGATCGCGCCCGCGCGAAGATCGCGATGTTGTCGGCGATGTACGGCGGGACTTCCGGCGAGGCGGCCCCGCTGCTGTCGTTGCTGCGGCGGCGTTTCCCACACGCGGTGTCCTTTGTAGAGCATGCTGCCCGGGAAGGGGAACGGGGAGGGCTCGTCCGGTCCCGCCTCGGACGGACATCACTTCCACCACCCGAGGCGTGGCGCACGCTCACGGGCGGCAGCGGCGACGAGAACTCCGCCCGTCGCGCCGCCCGGGACTGGGGACGATTCACCCGGAACTTCGTGGTACAGGCCAGTGCCGCCGATTGGACGGCCGTACTCCTGGCCACGCTACGACGACGGCTGCCCGCACCCGCGCATCTGGTGTTCTTCCAACACGACGAGGTGCTCGTGCACTGCCCGACCGAACTCGCCGGTCAGGTGCAGGGATGCCTGGCCGACTCCGCGACAGAGGCGACCACGTTGGTCTTCGGCCCGTCGTGCCCCGTGCGGTTTCCCATGCCCGCCAAGGCGGTGGCCGTCTACGCCGACGCCAAATGA
- a CDS encoding SDR family oxidoreductase, translating into MAVRKNIVITGASSGLGEGMARKFAAQGRNLALCARRRDRLDALATELTERHPGIRVVVRQLDVNDHDRVFTVFEEFRAELGTLDRVIVNAGIGKGQPIGKGSFHANKQTVETNLVAGLAQCEAAVSIFREQNAGHLVVVSSFSALRGMPRNMTAYAASKAGISALADGIRVDLLHTPIRVTTVLPGYIESEMTHRSSGRTPLIADAETGVRALVNAIEKEPVRAYVPSWPWVPLSVLVRAVPARLLRRFV; encoded by the coding sequence ATGGCCGTACGGAAGAACATCGTGATCACCGGCGCCAGCTCGGGCCTGGGTGAGGGGATGGCGCGGAAATTCGCCGCGCAGGGACGCAACCTGGCGTTGTGCGCACGTCGACGTGATCGGCTCGATGCGCTTGCGACCGAACTCACCGAACGGCATCCGGGCATCCGCGTCGTGGTGCGGCAGCTCGACGTCAACGACCATGACCGGGTGTTCACGGTGTTCGAGGAATTCCGTGCGGAGCTCGGCACGCTCGACCGCGTGATCGTCAACGCGGGCATCGGCAAGGGACAGCCGATCGGCAAGGGCTCCTTCCACGCGAACAAACAGACGGTGGAGACCAATCTCGTCGCCGGGTTGGCCCAGTGCGAGGCCGCGGTGTCGATCTTCAGGGAACAGAACGCGGGGCACCTCGTGGTCGTCTCGTCGTTCAGCGCGTTGCGCGGAATGCCTCGCAACATGACCGCCTACGCCGCCTCCAAGGCGGGGATCTCCGCACTCGCCGACGGTATCCGCGTGGACCTGCTGCACACTCCGATCCGGGTCACGACCGTGCTTCCCGGCTACATCGAATCGGAGATGACCCACCGTAGCTCCGGACGGACACCGTTGATCGCCGACGCGGAAACCGGTGTGCGAGCGTTGGTGAACGCGATCGAGAAGGAGCCGGTCCGAGCCTACGTGCCGTCCTGGCCATGGGTGCCGTTGAGCGTGCTGGTACGCGCAGTGCCGGCTCGCCTGTTGCGGCGGTTCGTCTGA
- the hrpA gene encoding ATP-dependent RNA helicase HrpA, translating into MSSSRTSPSIDELRSRLSGLMVRDAHRMRRRLDGLRKARRQPRTDILTSIATDIDKAEERVRRRRESVPELTYPEELPVSQRKDDLAEVIRDNQVVIVAGETGSGKTTQLPKICLELGLGVRGQIGHTQPRRIAARTVAERIAAELKTDLGTIVGYKVRFTDTSGDDTLVKLMTDGILLAEIQHDRLLRQYDTIIIDEAHERSLNIDFLLGYLKRILPRRPDLKVIITSATIDPERFSRHFDDAPIVEVSGRTYPVEVRYRPIVDPDDPDADPDRDQVQAICDAVTELRAEGPGDILVFLSGEREIRDAHEALAAMELPNTEILPLYARLSAADQHRVFQPHRGRRIVLATNVAETSLTVPGIKYVIDTGTARISRYSHRTKVQRLPIEPISQASANQRKGRCGRTSDGICIRLYSEEDFESRPEFTDPEILRTNLASVILQMISLGLGDIGAFPFVDPPDRRQITAGVQLLTELGALDESGKGLTPVGRQLAQLPVDPRMGRMIVEAARNGCVREVMVIAAALSIQDPRERPAEKQEHADQLHARFRDPNSDFLAYLNLWNYLREQQKALSNNQFRKLCRAEYLNYLRIREWQDVHSQLRQLVKQLGFTLNSVPADSQRIHTSLLAGLLSHVGLKDPAKGDYLGARGTRFAVFPGSALFKKQPRWVASAEIVETSRLWARVNARVEPEWIEPLAQHLVKRTYSEPHWERKRGAVMAYERVTLYGIPLVVGRKVNYGRIDPETSRELFIRHALVEGDWDTDHRFFHDNRALLDEVADLENRARRRDIVVDDQTLFDFYDERIGDEVVSARHFDTWWKKTRRTQPDLLNFEKAMLVTANAEDVREADYPDTWQQGSLRFALTYQFEPGADADGVTVHIPLAVLNQVSGEGFEWQVPGLREELVTALIKSLPKPLRRQLVPAPDTARQVLAAVSPSDGPLLDVLSRELQRLRGVTIPREEWQWSAVPDYLRMTFRVVDERDRTVAKGKDLEALRERLVDRLRQTISAAADELERSGLRTPEFGTLPKEFSARRRGHEVKAYPALVDEGDSVAVRMMDTPQQQRAAMWRGTRRLLRLNVPSPAKYINRNLPNQAKLVLTRNPHGGVAALVDDCVNCAVDKLMADAGGPAWDEQGFAALQERVRAGLNGTTLTVLRTVEEILRAVHDVEARLESMRGDALAESLADIRAHLSGLVHAGFVTKTGFDRLGDLVRYVRGIERRLDKLPTDPARDVQRLRDIAWLQEEYRAVVDALPPRVEPSPQLAEIPWMIEELRISFFAQTLGTAYPVSMKRVLKALDAAAP; encoded by the coding sequence ATGTCTTCCTCCCGTACGTCGCCTTCCATCGACGAGCTGCGTTCCCGCCTGTCCGGGCTCATGGTGCGTGACGCGCACCGGATGCGCCGTCGGCTGGACGGGCTCCGCAAGGCCCGCCGACAGCCGAGAACCGACATCCTGACGAGCATCGCCACCGACATCGACAAGGCCGAGGAGCGGGTTCGGCGCCGTCGGGAGTCGGTTCCCGAGCTGACGTACCCGGAGGAACTGCCCGTCAGCCAACGCAAGGACGACCTTGCGGAGGTGATCCGTGACAACCAGGTGGTGATCGTCGCGGGGGAGACGGGATCGGGCAAGACGACACAGCTACCCAAGATCTGCCTCGAACTGGGTCTCGGGGTGCGCGGGCAGATCGGACACACCCAGCCGCGCAGGATCGCCGCTCGGACGGTGGCCGAACGCATCGCGGCCGAACTCAAGACCGACCTCGGCACGATCGTCGGTTACAAGGTGCGGTTCACCGACACCTCCGGTGACGACACCTTGGTCAAACTCATGACCGACGGCATCCTGCTCGCCGAGATCCAGCACGACCGCCTGCTGCGCCAGTACGACACGATCATCATCGACGAGGCGCACGAGCGCAGTCTCAACATCGACTTCCTGCTCGGCTACCTCAAACGCATCCTGCCGCGCAGACCCGACCTCAAGGTGATCATCACCTCGGCCACCATCGACCCGGAGCGGTTCTCGCGGCACTTCGACGACGCACCGATCGTGGAGGTCTCCGGACGCACCTACCCGGTCGAGGTGCGCTACCGGCCCATCGTGGACCCCGACGATCCCGACGCCGACCCCGACCGCGACCAGGTGCAGGCCATCTGCGACGCGGTCACCGAGTTGCGGGCCGAAGGCCCCGGCGACATCCTCGTGTTCCTCTCCGGTGAGCGGGAGATCCGGGACGCCCATGAGGCACTGGCCGCGATGGAGTTGCCGAACACCGAGATCCTGCCGCTGTACGCGCGGTTGTCGGCCGCCGACCAACATCGCGTCTTTCAGCCGCATCGCGGGCGTCGGATCGTGCTGGCCACCAACGTGGCCGAGACGTCGTTGACGGTTCCGGGTATCAAGTACGTCATCGACACGGGCACGGCTCGTATCTCACGCTACAGCCACCGCACGAAGGTTCAGCGGCTTCCCATCGAGCCGATCTCGCAGGCGTCGGCGAACCAGCGCAAAGGCCGTTGCGGTCGTACCTCCGACGGCATCTGCATCCGGCTGTATTCGGAGGAGGACTTCGAGTCCCGCCCGGAGTTCACCGACCCCGAGATCCTGCGTACCAACCTGGCCTCGGTGATCCTGCAGATGATCTCGTTGGGGCTCGGGGACATCGGCGCGTTCCCGTTCGTGGACCCACCGGACCGCAGGCAGATCACCGCCGGGGTCCAGCTGCTGACCGAACTCGGTGCGCTCGACGAATCGGGCAAGGGCCTGACGCCCGTGGGACGACAGTTGGCGCAGCTGCCCGTCGACCCCCGGATGGGGCGGATGATCGTGGAGGCGGCGAGGAACGGCTGCGTGCGTGAGGTGATGGTCATCGCCGCCGCACTGTCCATCCAAGACCCCCGGGAACGTCCCGCGGAGAAGCAGGAGCACGCCGATCAGTTGCATGCCCGCTTCCGGGACCCGAACTCCGACTTTTTGGCCTACCTCAACCTGTGGAACTACCTCCGGGAACAACAGAAGGCGCTGTCCAACAACCAGTTCCGCAAGCTGTGCCGGGCCGAATACCTCAACTACCTGCGCATCCGCGAATGGCAGGACGTCCACAGCCAGCTCCGGCAACTGGTCAAACAGCTCGGGTTCACGTTGAACAGCGTTCCCGCCGACTCCCAGCGCATCCATACGTCGCTGCTGGCCGGGCTGTTGTCCCACGTCGGTCTCAAGGACCCGGCGAAGGGTGATTACCTCGGCGCCCGAGGGACCCGGTTCGCGGTGTTCCCCGGTTCGGCGCTGTTCAAGAAGCAGCCGCGGTGGGTCGCGTCGGCCGAGATCGTGGAGACCTCGCGGCTGTGGGCGCGCGTCAACGCCCGAGTGGAGCCGGAGTGGATCGAGCCGCTGGCCCAGCACTTGGTCAAACGCACGTACTCGGAACCGCACTGGGAACGTAAGCGCGGTGCCGTGATGGCGTACGAACGGGTCACCCTCTACGGCATCCCGCTCGTGGTCGGTCGCAAGGTCAACTACGGTCGGATCGACCCGGAGACGTCGCGGGAGCTGTTCATCCGACACGCCCTCGTCGAGGGTGACTGGGACACCGACCACCGTTTCTTCCACGACAACCGCGCGCTGCTGGACGAGGTGGCCGACCTCGAGAACCGCGCCCGTCGCCGTGACATCGTGGTCGACGACCAGACGCTGTTCGACTTCTACGACGAGCGCATCGGTGACGAGGTGGTCTCGGCTCGGCACTTCGACACCTGGTGGAAGAAGACGCGGCGAACGCAGCCCGACCTACTCAACTTCGAGAAGGCCATGCTCGTCACCGCGAACGCCGAGGACGTGCGCGAGGCCGACTATCCCGACACGTGGCAACAGGGGTCCCTGCGGTTCGCGTTGACCTACCAGTTCGAGCCGGGGGCGGACGCCGACGGCGTGACCGTCCACATCCCCCTCGCGGTGCTCAACCAGGTCAGTGGCGAGGGTTTCGAATGGCAGGTGCCCGGTCTCCGCGAGGAACTCGTGACGGCGCTGATCAAATCGTTGCCCAAGCCGTTGCGACGGCAGCTCGTGCCCGCGCCCGACACGGCCCGGCAGGTGTTGGCCGCCGTCAGTCCGTCCGACGGTCCGCTGCTCGACGTGTTGAGTCGGGAGTTGCAACGCTTGCGTGGGGTGACGATCCCCCGGGAGGAGTGGCAGTGGTCGGCTGTGCCGGACTACCTGCGGATGACTTTCCGGGTGGTGGATGAGCGGGACCGCACGGTGGCCAAGGGCAAGGACCTGGAGGCCCTGCGGGAGCGGCTCGTCGACCGGTTGCGCCAGACCATCTCGGCCGCCGCCGACGAGCTGGAACGGTCCGGTCTGCGCACGCCGGAGTTCGGTACGTTGCCCAAGGAGTTCTCGGCCCGGCGCCGCGGTCACGAGGTGAAGGCGTATCCGGCCTTGGTCGACGAGGGCGACAGCGTGGCGGTGCGCATGATGGACACGCCACAGCAGCAGCGTGCCGCGATGTGGCGGGGCACGCGCCGACTGTTGCGGCTGAACGTGCCGTCACCGGCCAAATACATCAACCGGAACCTGCCCAATCAGGCGAAACTCGTGCTGACCCGCAATCCGCACGGTGGGGTGGCCGCGTTGGTGGACGACTGTGTGAACTGCGCGGTGGACAAGTTGATGGCCGACGCGGGCGGGCCGGCGTGGGACGAGCAGGGTTTCGCCGCGTTGCAGGAGCGGGTGCGGGCAGGTCTCAACGGGACCACGCTCACCGTGCTGCGGACGGTGGAGGAGATCCTGCGTGCGGTGCACGACGTGGAGGCCCGGCTGGAGTCCATGCGCGGGGATGCGTTGGCCGAGTCCCTGGCCGACATCCGTGCGCATCTGTCGGGGCTCGTGCACGCCGGATTCGTCACCAAGACCGGTTTCGACCGCCTCGGAGACCTGGTGCGGTACGTGCGTGGCATCGAACGCAGGCTCGACAAGCTGCCCACCGACCCGGCGCGTGATGTGCAGCGGCTCCGCGACATCGCATGGTTGCAGGAGGAATACCGAGCGGTGGTGGACGCCCTGCCGCCTCGGGTCGAACCGAGCCCGCAGCTGGCCGAGATCCCCTGGATGATCGAGGAACTGCGGATCAGTTTCTTCGCCCAAACCCTGGGCACGGCCTATCCGGTCTCGATGAAACGGGTTCTGAAGGCGTTGGACGCCGCCGCTCCCTAG
- a CDS encoding TetR/AcrR family transcriptional regulator — protein sequence MTTESVPKWRRLEPDERKEQIFACAAELFSARPYAEVSTSDIAAQAGVARGLINHYFGTKRELYLAVVRRALNVPYEAITRLPMASTEDRVMAAVDWFLDMVGRQEKMWLAAITPEGIGRDLEVERILDEADRNAADRVLEAMGYTPDDPGWEQLNATIRSFGGMVKVAGREWLVRGTLDRAQVHTLLSRVLLSLVNDFLPRLTTASPAASQR from the coding sequence ATGACGACAGAATCCGTGCCGAAATGGCGACGGCTGGAGCCGGACGAGCGCAAAGAACAAATCTTCGCCTGTGCTGCCGAGCTATTTAGTGCACGTCCTTACGCCGAGGTGTCCACATCGGATATCGCTGCGCAGGCGGGCGTCGCTCGCGGGTTGATCAATCATTATTTCGGCACCAAGCGCGAACTGTATCTGGCCGTGGTACGGCGCGCGTTGAACGTGCCTTACGAGGCCATCACCCGGTTACCGATGGCTTCGACCGAAGATCGGGTCATGGCGGCCGTCGACTGGTTCCTCGACATGGTCGGTCGACAGGAAAAGATGTGGCTCGCCGCCATCACACCCGAGGGCATCGGCCGCGACCTGGAGGTCGAACGCATCCTCGACGAGGCCGACCGCAACGCCGCCGACCGCGTCCTGGAGGCCATGGGTTACACCCCTGACGATCCGGGCTGGGAACAGCTCAACGCCACGATCCGCTCCTTCGGCGGCATGGTGAAAGTCGCCGGACGGGAGTGGCTCGTGCGTGGCACTTTGGACCGGGCCCAGGTGCACACCCTGTTGAGCCGGGTGCTGCTGTCACTGGTGAACGACTTCCTGCCTCGACTCACGACGGCGTCACCGGCCGCCTCTCAGCGGTAA